CCGGCGCATcctcgccgctcgcacGGTACGCCTGCTCCCACGCCAGTGGCACCAGCGCAAGGTACGCAAGCTCTTTGGCCGGCGtcacggccgcgctcggcgaagACTGCATCTCGGAAAAGAGCTCGGCAAGAAGTCGGACGACTGGGTCAGCCTACACACGTACATCGGCAGGAGCGTTCGAGCTCTTCGAGCGATACTTGGCGCCCTCCAatcgtcggcagcggctgcgacgcgtccatcgactgcgccgtgcgccccATTTCCAGGACGGTggtgcgcaggagcgagATGCGGAAAAAGTACTGCAGCACCGAGTTGAGGTAGCACGTATTCCCAATGTTTTGgaggccgcgcggcgcgctgaaCGGTGGCCCAGCCTCCTCTTCCGCATCGCCAGCGAGGTAGCGGCGCAAGTAGCTGCTGCCGCGGCTCTCGGCGATGCAGtacagcgccgcacgcagcagctcctggCGCGTGGtcgtctcggcgacgtATACCTCGTACGCAACGACCACCAGCCCGTCGTCGATGTCGTCGCTGACCTGGATCAGGCGGTAGGCCTGCGCCACGTCCGCCACAGGGCTCTTGGCaagacgcgccgccagTGCAGGCGTGTTGTGGTAGCGCGAGAGGATCGTGAGAgcgagcgtcgcatcgCGCAGGCCATCATCCGTGCCATGGTCCAATACATCGCGGACACGGCGGTCGTACGCGGCAATGATGGCCGCGTCGTCCGATGccggcatcggcgcgtcgtcccAGAGGGGAAGCGACTCTGGCGCAGCCAGGATCGGGACAGCgatgccgaggtgctcgtaGCTTGCACGCACATCGGCGTGCGTGTAGAGTCCCTTGCTCTTTTCCATCGCAAGGAGCAcaccgagcgcctcggtctgGGGCCGTGCGTCGTGGACAGCCTCTAGTGCCAAAAACAATTCCTGGAGGCGGTGCGGAAATGCAGCCGCGTTGACACGGTAACCTTGCACGGTCGCCTCTGGCGTCGCGTCAGAGGGcacaccgaggcgcgcgtacgcgcgGCGAAGCCCTTGGTCGTGGGGCGGCGTAGGCGGCAGTGCGCACGAGCCAAACGGCGTCAACGCGCtatgctgcgcgacgtgcagcgcgatgcCGGTTTCCGGCACAGGCGGTGTGCCGCCGAAGTGGACGCACCACGCGGCAAGCTCAAGATACACGCGGATCAGGCGGAGGACGTCGGCAGAGGGCGCTTCGCTCGGAGCCGGTGCCtctgcgcgcgcgtcgcttCGAGAAGCATCATCAGGCGGCGTCTCACTCGTCGCCTCCGCCTCACCCaacgcgtcgtcgccgggTGCGTCTACGTGCAGGTAAGCAGGCACCTGCAGTGCCTCGCGgccgtcctcgagcggcgcagtgTGCCACCCGACAAACGTGAAAATCGCCTGGGAGCTCTCGTCCCagcgcagctgctgcgaAAATGCCTTTCCTTGCACCGGAACGGCCCTAGCGGTGCCTGCGAGTGCATCGCCAAAGATGCGCACCAAGAGCGCTaccgcgcgcgccactTCGGTACGGGGCGTTATACCCGGTGCCGGCgtctgctcgcgcgccgtacgGAACGCGTCCCAGACATCGCGTGGGAGCGTTGCGGGAACCTGTCCAGGGACCGAAGTGAGCACGCCCCAGTCCCTGCCTAGGTCCGAGTGCCGGAGCATGTCGTGAAACGGCACTGGGCCGTGCACGGCGTCGGTCACGTAGTGCTCCTCTGCGCGCACATCTTCCTCTGcaaggagcgtgcgcacagCAGACGtgtcctgcggcgcgttTTCACCGGTCGCCGGCATATGCAGCACCCACTCTGCACGGTCCGGCACGAACACGGCGTCGGGATGCGGCCGTGCACCGCCGAgatgctcgccgagcgcacttcccggcgccgcgtccacCTGTAGACTATACACAGGGCACTCTACACTACCCAACAGGCCACATTCACCGAGTgcacgcggcgtacgcacgacttcgcgcgcgcgcgccggccaccTCGACCCCtcgccgccctcgtcgtGCATGGGAGCGCCCGATCGATGACGTAAGCCGTCCGACGTCCCCACGACGATGGGCGAGGAGATGACAGTGCCGCCGGACGAGCCTGCGGGCTGGGGCGACGCTCCTGCGAGCGCGGAACCGCCTGTGCAGGCGAGTGTTGAAGCCGAAGTCCAGGCGAGTGTCGACGCCGAAGTccaggcggtcgacgccgaggtgcaggcgACAGACGTTTCGTCGgtggccgccgaggcggaagcgccgccggctgccgcgccaatgccgccggcgagtgcgcctgccggcgaggcgcccgctACGACTACTCCCTATATCCCTGCGACGGCGCTtgatgcggcggcgcttgccgaggccgtgcgcagtGACCAGGCCAGCATGTTCTTGTTGCAGTGGCTTACGCATGCCGAGTCGATCCTCGCCGCGGACCGTACCGGAAGTGCGGCATTtgtcgaggccgcgctgTGCCTTTgtggtgcgcggcggccccATGTCGAGACGCACAAcggtgcgccgtcggcgctgGATAGCATTCCGACTGGGCGCAGTGCGCGGCAGCTCCTGAGCCGCTGCCTTGTGCACATCTaccaggacgaggacgcggagAAGCCGCCTCTGTACGACGCGATTACCTCGCTCAGCGATGCGGTGAGCAAagaggccgtgcgccccgATACGCTGTCGCGCCatgtcgctgcgctcgatgTAAGCGCTTCGCTCCTGAGCGCCTTTCCCAATGCCGCGGCCATGTCGCACGGGGCGCTCGTTCCGATCTGCCTAaagctcgcgcgcacgtcgagcgctccggtgctcgcgcgctACCACGCGCTgtgcctgctcgaggtTTTGCTGACCCACCACagcgtcggcacgctgtcggcgagcggcgtgaaGGATTTGTacaaggcgctgcgtgctgcgctcctcgacaaggccgGGCCGATggtgcgcgcggcatgcggatgcctgcgtgcgctcgtggcgcagcacgatgcgctgcgtgccaaGAGCGAGATTGAGGGCGTGGCGCTGCAGTGCTCCAAGGTGATGCACACCTCGGACgtggcgacgcgcacgtcgctcgccgagcttgtcgctgcgctccttACGCAGACCGAGCTGCACGGCGGCAGTGACGGCGAGAATGCCAAAGGCCCCGTCGCCACGCCGCTCTATACGCCGCAAGAGatgctgcagacgctccaagtgtacgtcgcgcgcgcgacgacgtggCAAGGGCGAAcaggcgcgctgcagatGTACGCTGCGCTCTTTGCCAAGCTGGGTGCATCGTTCATCGAGGGCCACTACGAGCTCTTGCTCATGCACCTCGTCAACACCCTTGGGCAGCACACGGCGGCGATGCTGAcgccggccgaggcgctgcatctGCGCAGCGGCCTGCGCATCGTGCTGCAAACTTACCTCTGTGCGCAGCTTACCGAGCccgcgcaggagcgcgccgccgtcgagctcggcacgcatATCCTCGGCGTGTGGccgccacgcacgccgaATAGTCCCCCTCctggcgacgcggcgttGGCGCTGAGCCTCGATGCGTGCACGTCACTCATCGCgagcctcggcggccttgctcggccgctgcacgatgcgctgTACGAGCCGGTGCtgacgctcctcgcgcacccCTCGCGCCCGGTGCAAGTGCGTGCAGCGTGGTGGCTGCGTGTCGCCTGCGACGTCCATCCCGTGCTCCTTGCGCCAACGTACACGCGTCTGCTGCAgtacgtgcgccgcgatgTTGCGGCGCTCAGCACCGCGCAGCACGATCGCGGTGTCTCGCTGCGTGCACGCCTGGCGGGGCACAGCAgtgcgcttgcggcgctcgtcccgatcgccgccgcacaACCCCTGTACGCGCTGAACGAGGACGCAGAGGACGTGTTTGCTCTTGCCACTGACCTCCTgcagcaggtcgccgagcacgggcTGGGCgaggctgcggcggcgatcAGCGCTGCATGGACGCTCCTCGgctcgctctttgcgctggGGCCGCTGTTTGCGCGCCCCCACAttgcgcgcctcttgcagcTGTGGCGCAACGCACTCGCGGCGCCCCCGAACCccacgtcgctcgacgaagGTGCGTGGATGTTTCTGTTTGGCGTGCGCGAAGGCGCGCTGAGTGCGCTCCTGTCCTTCTTCTtgcacggcggcgcaagcgtgCTCACGCAAgagagcgcgcgccgcgtcgtcggcatgCTGAGCAACGTGCTCGTGTTTCTCAATGGCTTTAGCGTCTACCGCCGCACGGCTGATGCGGACGCCATTGTGCTGCtgacgcgcgagcgcgagccgcgcgtgcgcgcgctcttgctgcgctgctgcacccagctcgcggaccgccctgcgctcgagccgctgcagcCCACGCTGATGCGCCTCGCACTGCtgcttgccgcgcagcccgagcgctttgtcggcagcgcggcacAGGCGGCCATCTCGcagagcagcggcgcgttcCAGATGTggtccgccgccgaccagTACGCGTACGGCGTGACGAGCATGGTCGAAAAAGagggcgcagcgctgcgtgccTGGTCGCAGCCCTTCTGCCCCAAAGCGTACGTCccgccgcacctcgcgaTGGACATTGCTATGgacggcgtgcacgccacgctcgaccgcctcgcacACACGCCGgtcgtcggtgcgctggaGCACGAGCCGTTTGCACTGTACGTCGCGCCCTATCCCCCGCTGGACGAGTACCGCGTCAAGgtgcccgaggcgcccgcccccccgcctgcgcccaccgccgaggtggacgcggcgctggagTTTatcgccgcgacgctcccCTTCCGggagcgcgatgcgcagATTGTTGCTGTCGagtacctcgcgcaggcgatcCGTGCCCCGAGTCTCGAAAAGAATGCGGGGTGCCGCATCGCTGTGCTGGCAAACAGCACCGTTGCGCTtctcggtgcgctgcgcactgCGATGGACGCACACaatgccgcgcggcgcccgtcCGGCTTTGCGAACGACCGCGTGACGCATGCGGTGCGTGCCGTGGCCCAGACGACGCTCCTGCACGGCGATGCGGTGCTGCGAGCAAGTGCTGCAGAGCTGTACGGCCGCCTTGCTGCCGTCGCAGGCtcgcaggcgcttgcgaGCCAGGTGCAGTTTCTGATCGAGCAGATCGTCGACAATCGCCACGccgactcgcgcgcgggctgtgcgctcgcggccggcgaggTGTATGCGCGTGTCGGCGGCCTGAACGCCTCGCCGCTGACCAAGACCGTGAGCCGACTGCTGCTGTCGCTGGCGCGCGATCCTCACCCCGCCGTGCActgtgcggcgctcgctgcgctgcagagCGTCATTGACGCGGCAAGCCTCGGCTACCAGCCGTTTGTCAGCAGCACGCTTGCGGTGATGAGCGAAGTGTACGCCATGCCGACGCACGAGCCGGAAGGCGGCAGTGCGGGCTCGAGCAATCTGCGTGTCGCGCTCCCCGCCTACCGCGGCGTGGCGTGCGTCGTGgacgccgtcgtcggcgtgctgggcgCGGATCTGCGCgagagcacgacgcgccgctggcaGATGTACGCGCTGCTGaatgcgcttgcgcacgaccagcgcgccggcatgtatgc
This is a stretch of genomic DNA from Malassezia japonica chromosome 3, complete sequence. It encodes these proteins:
- a CDS encoding uncharacterized protein (BUSCO:EOG09260C5W; TransMembrane:2 (o687-707i719-739o); COG:S; EggNog:ENOG503NU4V); translation: MGEEMTVPPDEPAGWGDAPASAEPPVQASVEAEVQASVDAEVQAVDAEVQATDVSSVAAEAEAPPAAAPMPPASAPAGEAPATTTPYIPATALDAAALAEAVRSDQASMFLLQWLTHAESILAADRTGSAAFVEAALCLCGARRPHVETHNGAPSALDSIPTGRSARQLLSRCLVHIYQDEDAEKPPLYDAITSLSDAVSKEAVRPDTLSRHVAALDVSASLLSAFPNAAAMSHGALVPICLKLARTSSAPVLARYHALCLLEVLLTHHSVGTLSASGVKDLYKALRAALLDKAGPMVRAACGCLRALVAQHDALRAKSEIEGVALQCSKVMHTSDVATRTSLAELVAALLTQTELHGGSDGENAKGPVATPLYTPQEMLQTLQVYVARATTWQGRTGALQMYAALFAKLGASFIEGHYELLLMHLVNTLGQHTAAMLTPAEALHLRSGLRIVLQTYLCAQLTEPAQERAAVELGTHILGVWPPRTPNSPPPGDAALALSLDACTSLIASLGGLARPLHDALYEPVLTLLAHPSRPVQVRAAWWLRVACDVHPVLLAPTYTRLLQYVRRDVAALSTAQHDRGVSLRARLAGHSSALAALVPIAAAQPLYALNEDAEDVFALATDLLQQVAEHGLGEAAAAISAAWTLLGSLFALGPLFARPHIARLLQLWRNALAAPPNPTSLDEGAWMFLFGVREGALSALLSFFLHGGASVLTQESARRVVGMLSNVLVFLNGFSVYRRTADADAIVLLTREREPRVRALLLRCCTQLADRPALEPLQPTLMRLALLLAAQPERFVGSAAQAAISQSSGAFQMWSAADQYAYGVTSMVEKEGAALRAWSQPFCPKAYVPPHLAMDIAMDGVHATLDRLAHTPVVGALEHEPFALYVAPYPPLDEYRVKVPEAPAPPPAPTAEVDAALEFIAATLPFRERDAQIVAVEYLAQAIRAPSLEKNAGCRIAVLANSTVALLGALRTAMDAHNAARRPSGFANDRVTHAVRAVAQTTLLHGDAVLRASAAELYGRLAAVAGSQALASQVQFLIEQIVDNRHADSRAGCALAAGEVYARVGGLNASPLTKTVSRLLLSLARDPHPAVHCAALAALQSVIDAASLGYQPFVSSTLAVMSEVYAMPTHEPEGGSAGSSNLRVALPAYRGVACVVDAVVGVLGADLRESTTRRWQMYALLNALAHDQRAGMYAEAEAVHGLQRLGLIVPEMLETRQWAALLYATLQREPLRLQRAAAAAYYQMAQRGTRWLAQYGGSPLLHALLMQLDRAASLDEIRALLLSWLRQSAPQRPCAWIDLCGTLLLAPETLATTPHTAAAVGDSEEEAAALAIDVPTAPRAITGWRTRLFVLHCLHAVFVAVQSSATHIEHLGATADAANPASLASRVGELIKMAFSASTATNRAVRLHGLQVLRDVMESFTATRDPAFPEARLLEQFQAPLAAALTPAFSAESFPEVLASAIAVCAVYVGAGVTHAAPQSNRIVKLLVQSLNQTDAQPMTTLGEMTNLGPNAAAYLQIAVLHAWARLAIASREHASLSSVLEPHLSLLTQRWGTALAEYAVLREDGSAQRTTAFLPPMRAESALGELVQEQMLGHFAHAWPAMLQAITATLQRGAAPKDVSFLSLYALAFETLCRELERGDGADRGTLAIVLASLPVLAQGPYVGEFIVQPALFDELLRVAQRAFLTHDVPIALGVLHVLSALAQSLRERLLEDSDGMVDDTHFADTPLGYMVRLLYGYVERIPTMHGVRADKAALLAGAWSTLTELIHVCTAGVQAPLLASALHVFAEMAKREDDTAHVLAPALPVLRTLAHAACKVADAPLRTAVHGFLCALLDTANAMRTRSGDVAELKSRNALVAVSLVVASVDSRIPVSSEVIDDFTHLLAYKLQGDARDAQIALQCIAPMVQAPQRRHALRLAVGRLLPHLVAYVLASAKAPDAQTVLALDQLVGILATLDDKAAALCIVLPVLAAAVERPPAEAALREQACAHLVRLAQSYPTHLKTALASLPAHTRTLLHDALRQAMGLAHGPPRAAPKSEARIALKTFGS
- the UBP2 gene encoding ubiquitinyl hydrolase 1 (COG:O; MEROPS:MER0000865; EggNog:ENOG503NVJH; BUSCO:EOG092604S1), giving the protein MHDEGGEGSRWPARAREVVRTPRALGECGLLGSVECPVYSLQVDAAPGSALGEHLGGARPHPDAVFVPDRAEWVLHMPATGENAPQDTSAVRTLLAEEDVRAEEHYVTDAVHGPVPFHDMLRHSDLGRDWGVLTSVPGQVPATLPRDVWDAFRTAREQTPAPGITPRTEVARAVALLVRIFGDALAGTARAVPVQGKAFSQQLRWDESSQAIFTFVGWHTAPLEDGREALQVPAYLHVDAPGDDALGEAEATSETPPDDASRSDARAEAPAPSEAPSADVLRLIRVYLELAAWCVHFGGTPPVPETGIALHVAQHSALTPFGSCALPPTPPHDQGLRRAYARLGVPSDATPEATVQGYRVNAAAFPHRLQELFLALEAVHDARPQTEALGVLLAMEKSKGLYTHADVRASYEHLGIAVPILAAPESLPLWDDAPMPASDDAAIIAAYDRRVRDVLDHGTDDGLRDATLALTILSRYHNTPALAARLAKSPVADVAQAYRLIQVSDDIDDGLVVVAYEVYVAETTTRQELLRAALYCIAESRGSSYLRRYLAGDAEEEAGPPFSAPRGLQNIGNTCYLNSVLQYFFRISLLRTTVLEMGRTAQSMDASQPLPTIGGRQLFSEMQSSPSAAVTPAKELAYLALVPLAWEQAYRASGEDAPDTLLNHVGTQQDVSECLDNMIFQIQAAMTCYPDATWAAQQGSDVHRLFVGRTAQQLQQATASMHVKEEEFQSIPVTLLPEADSMYDALDTFFDDEELVGEDGKPVRRSVSLVHAPPLLQMQVQRVQYDRARHRAVKNQAGIELEEHLYLDRYMDLAAYPPDEAKRLATVQSAARSDRQEIARLRTRLTHVLGDDQLLPGHMETLEKALTSIPVESYASLPALLGEDKLEALRTTAETLRGEAEQIRTVLHAKRRELQERWADERSVSYRLAAVFMHRGEASHGHYFLDQRDFASDGWISYNDARVNTIPFGEVQRDPTGATSYLVVYVRSDVQEQGLLENARSAS